The following proteins are co-located in the Microcystis wesenbergii NRERC-220 genome:
- a CDS encoding Jag family protein, whose protein sequence is MSIWEQNSEKAKQWLEKLLKLMAMPTDVQIGVQELGTGPSSCWLIIDSSQLSPQQVELLLANKGEGLDAIQSLANTILNIGVESAEHQFYIVEINGYRQQRQAEIFDWVNQAATQVRQTGQEIELKALSSAERRQIHAFFQEENDLTTESRGVEPDRRLVIRLK, encoded by the coding sequence ATGAGTATATGGGAGCAAAATAGCGAGAAAGCTAAACAATGGCTGGAAAAACTGCTAAAGTTAATGGCCATGCCCACAGATGTCCAGATTGGTGTGCAGGAATTGGGAACTGGACCTTCCTCCTGTTGGTTAATTATTGATAGCAGTCAATTGAGTCCCCAACAAGTGGAACTTCTCCTCGCTAACAAGGGTGAGGGACTGGATGCGATTCAATCCCTAGCTAATACGATTCTGAATATTGGTGTCGAGTCGGCAGAACATCAGTTCTATATTGTCGAAATCAATGGCTATCGTCAACAAAGACAGGCAGAAATTTTCGACTGGGTGAATCAAGCGGCGACGCAAGTGCGGCAAACAGGGCAGGAAATAGAATTAAAAGCCCTATCTTCGGCAGAACGTCGCCAAATTCATGCCTTTTTTCAGGAAGAAAACGATTTAACCACGGAAAGTCGCGGCGTGGAACCCGATCGCCGGTTAGTAATTCGTTTAAAATAA
- a CDS encoding glycogen debranching protein: protein MIIWVNEQIDPCGLVQACIACQDEQAAKDCHQSWLTNLTDEQKEAGWVAVLRTVESWDDVPVNALKLSY, encoded by the coding sequence ATGATTATTTGGGTAAATGAACAGATTGACCCCTGCGGTTTAGTACAAGCTTGTATTGCCTGTCAAGATGAACAAGCAGCAAAAGATTGTCATCAAAGTTGGTTAACCAATCTTACGGACGAACAAAAAGAAGCGGGGTGGGTAGCAGTTTTAAGAACCGTAGAATCTTGGGATGATGTACCTGTAAATGCCCTGAAGTTAAGTTATTAA